From a region of the Canis lupus dingo isolate Sandy chromosome 5, ASM325472v2, whole genome shotgun sequence genome:
- the HES5 gene encoding LOW QUALITY PROTEIN: transcription factor HES-5 (The sequence of the model RefSeq protein was modified relative to this genomic sequence to represent the inferred CDS: inserted 2 bases in 1 codon) produces the protein MAPSTVAVELLSPKEKNRLRKPVVEKMRRDRINSSIEQLKLLLEQEFARHQPNSKLEKADILEMAVSYLKHSKAFAAAAGPKSLHQDYSEGYSWCLQEAVQFLTLHSASDTQMKLLYHFQRPPAAPTVPTKEPKATGTVPPPVLTXPAKATAVAARQPTCGLWRPW, from the exons ATGGCCCCCAGCACCGTGGCCGTGGAGCTGCTCAGCCCCAAAGAGAAGAACCGA CTCCGCAAGCCAGTGGTGGAGAAGATGCGCCGCGACCGCATCAACAGCAGCATCGAGCAGCTGAAGCTGCTGCTGGAGCAGGAGTTCGCGCGCCACCAGCCCAACTCCAAGCTGGAGAAGGCCGACATCCTGGAGATGGCCGTCAGCTACCTGAAGCACAGCAAAG CTTTCGCCGCTGCAGCCGGCCCCAAAAGCCTGCATCAGGACTACAGCGAGGGCTACTCCTGGTGCCTGCAGGAAGCCGTGCAGTTCCTGACGCTGCACTCAGCCAGCGACACGCAGATGAAGCTGCTCTATCATTTCCAGCGGCCGCCCGCTGCACCCACTGTGCCCACCAAGGAACCCAAGGCCACGGGCACGGTGCCCCCGCCCGTGCTCAC CCCTGCCAAGGCCACCGCAGTTGCAGCGCGCCAGCCCACCTGCGGCCTCTGGCGGCCCTGGTGA